One window from the genome of Hoplias malabaricus isolate fHopMal1 chromosome 18, fHopMal1.hap1, whole genome shotgun sequence encodes:
- the brap gene encoding BRCA1-associated protein: MSLSLVVVRLELADQSLMPQGFQYCADEEMSEEDMREKALGSAKTALVGKTELEKTAVLHQHIGSRVMSDMVIETLKSDLDSPEEKEADQPAEDSSCNEMEQTDGAAVPESPSKQLPDQISFYSGNPSVEIVHGIMHLYKTNKMTSLKEDVRRSAMLCVLTVPTTMTSHDLMKFVAPFNDVMEHMKIIRDSTPNQYMVLIKFSTQADADSFYTACNGRQFNSIEDAVCQLVYVERAEVIKSEEGASLPVMDLTELPKCTVCLERMDESVNGVLTTLCNHSFHSQCLQRWEDASCPVCRYCQTPEPVEENKCFECGVQENLWICLICGHIGCGRYVSRHAYKHFEETQHTYAMQLTNHRVWDYAGDNYVHRLVASKTDGKMVQYECEGDTCQDEKIDALQLEYSYLLTSQLESQRIYWENKIVHLEKETAEEINNMKAKFKETIEKCDNLELRLNELTKEKQSMEKKCVQLNSKLSKLGQELREEQEMNRCLRANQQQLQGQLQEEEKRGHEAMSQKDVQIAELQEQLRDIMFYLETQQQINQMPADARQEIQEGQINIASAPAAPQPGPSASGSGKLSGRKGRAKRGK, from the exons ATGAGTCTCTCACTTGTTGTGGTTCGCCTGGAGCTCGCAGACCAGTCTCTTATGCCGCAAGGCTTTCAGTACTGCGCTG ATGAGGAGATGTCAGAAGAGGATATGAGAGAGAAAGCCCTGGGCTCTGCCAAGACTGCACTTGTGGGCAAGACGGAACTGGAGAAAACAGCCGTCCTCCATCAGCATATTGGAAGCAGGGTTATGTCTGACATGGTGATCGAAACCTTGAAGTCTGACCTAG ATTCGCCAGAAGAGAAGGAGGCTGATCAACCTGCTGAGGACAGTAGCTGCAATGAAATGGAACAGACTGATGGAGCTGCTGTCCCTGAGTCACCCTCCAAACAGCTTCCTGATCAAATCTCTTTTTATAGCGGAAATCCATCAGTGGAGATTGTCCATGGCATCATGCATCTCTACAAGACAAA TAAAATGACATCACTGAAGGAGGACGTGAGGCGGAGCGCCATGCTTTGCGTGCTCACTGTGCCCACAACCATGACCAGCCATGACCTCATGAAATTTGTGGCACCCTTCAATGATGTCATGGAGCACATGAAGATTATTCGAGATTCTACGCCCAACCAGTACATGGTGCTAATTAAGTTCAGCACCCAG GCTGATGCAGACAGCTTCTACACAGCTTGTAATGGCCGACAGTTCAACTCCATTGAGGATGCTGTTTGCCAGCTTGTATATGTGGAGAGGGCTGAGGTGATAAAATCTGAAGAG GGGGCCAGCTTACCAGTGATGGACCTGACTGAGCTTCCAAAGTGCACTGTGTGTCTGGAGCGTATGGACGAGTCTGTGAATGGTGTACTGACCACCCTCTGCAACCACAGCTTCCACAGCCAGTGTTTGCAGCGCTGGGAAGATGCCTC GTGCCCGGTGTGCAGGTACTGTCAGACCCCTGAGCCAGTGGAGGAGAATAAATGCTTTGAGTGCGGAGTACAAGAG AATCTGTGGATCTGCCTGATCTGTGGCCACATTGGCTGCGGGCGCTACGTCAGCCGCCACGCCTACAAGCACTTTGAAGAAACACAGCACACTTATGCCATGCAGCTGACCAACCACCGTGTCTGGGACTACGCAGGGG ATAACTACGTGCATCGGCTGGTTGCCAGCAAGACAGATGGGAAAATGGTGCAGTACGAGTGTGAAGGAGACACTTGCCAGGATGAGAAAATCGATGCATTACAGCTTGag TACTCCTACTTACTGACCAGCCAGCTGGAGTCCCAACGCATTTACTGGGAAAATAAAATTGTCCATCTTGAAAAAGAAACAGCAGAAGAG ATTAATAATATGAAAGCCAAGTTCAAGGAGACCATTGAGAAATGTGACAACTTGGAGCTCAGACTGAATGAACTCACAAAAGAAAAGCAGTCCATGGAAAAGAA ATGCGTGCAGCTGAATAGCAAGTTGTCAAAGCTAGGCCAGGAGCTGAGGGAGGAGCAGGAGATGAACCGCTGCCTCAGAGCCAATCAGCAGCAACTCCAGGGACAGTTGCAGGAGGAGGAAAAGCGAGGCCATGAGGCCATGTCCCAGAAAGACGTCCAGATCGCTGAGCTGCAGGAGCAGCTGCGTGACATCATGTTCTACCTGGAGACGCAGCAGCAGATCAACCAGATGCCAGCTGATGCTCGCCAGGAGATTCAAGAGGGTCAGATAAACATCGCCTCAGCCCCGGCAGCCCCCCAGCCCGGTCCCTCTGCTTCAGGATCTGGAAAGCTGAGTGGCAGGAAGGGGCGGGCCAAGAGGGGAAAGTAG